In Necator americanus strain Aroian chromosome IV, whole genome shotgun sequence, the following proteins share a genomic window:
- a CDS encoding hypothetical protein (NECATOR_CHRIV.G13877.T1), whose product MCCVECFDCSDVFCRLWKLTKEWTLASMSIFKCSNLCFTKLDENKEKPAEINNNVISIVSLLINVWMSPHEN is encoded by the exons ATGTGCTGTGTAGAATGCTTCGATTGTTCCGACGTCTTTTGTCGACTCTGGAAACTAActa AGGAGTGGACGCTGGCTTCGATGAGTATATTCAAGTGTTCCAACCTCTGTTTCACGAAGTTGGACGAGAATAAGGAGAAGCCAGCGGAAATCAACAACAACGT GATCAGCATTGTCTCGTTGCTGATCAACGTCTGGATGTCTCCACATGAAAAttag
- a CDS encoding hypothetical protein (NECATOR_CHRIV.G13878.T1): MGPNASTGVQEDHVELVDSTGTIPTLHILPVHAPSEYQLFPSLAHHLEGRHFVDENELQSSSDHKSSDFYKKGIDKLPER; encoded by the coding sequence ATGGGTCCCAACGCGTCAACCGGAGTCCAAGAAGATCACGTTGAGTTGGTCGACTCGACTGGAACCATCCCTACGCTACATATACTGCCCGTGCATGCCCCGTCCGAATACCAGTTGTTTCCATCTCTGGCCCATCACCTGGAAGGACGCCACTTTGTTGATGAGAACGAGCTTCAGTCATCCTCTGATCACAAGTCCTCGGACTTCTACAAGAAGGGAATCGATAAACTGCCTGAACGTTAG